One region of Salinirubrum litoreum genomic DNA includes:
- a CDS encoding arylsulfotransferase family protein, whose product MRLDASLGKRLVVVGIVLLVGTFVVSAALAPDRATVGADSGEQTLVGIHGGGPGLHEDGAVELVQNGSVVWETGDTDSYFDVTRLDNGSVLAGFMHSGYDECGPYEAPCTRTGFRVIDPNDGDPQIVGEYSFPVRTETNSEVHDVERLPGGGYLFTDMEYERIAIVEQGEIVWQWNASSFYEAPPDPTRTDWLHINDVDRIGEDRYLVSVRNANQLVIVERGEGVVDVINEDPDPSDGRVGDPDLMDHQHNPQWLGEGAVLVADSENNRIVELHEQADGSWEIVWSVSSADGYDFRWPRDADRLPNGNTLITDSAGQRVVEVNESGAMVWSYVTPGVFPYEAERLPAGETVGAPTYGGDPMVEATGGVPLLTPAVNLLRNAMPLPYWIAETQLFTTLLSLGLVGVGAVLARRD is encoded by the coding sequence ATGCGTCTCGATGCCTCTCTCGGGAAGCGGTTGGTCGTCGTCGGGATCGTCCTGCTCGTCGGGACGTTCGTCGTCAGCGCGGCACTCGCACCGGACCGAGCGACCGTCGGTGCCGACAGCGGCGAACAGACCCTCGTCGGCATCCACGGCGGCGGGCCGGGCCTCCACGAGGACGGCGCGGTCGAACTCGTCCAGAACGGGAGCGTCGTCTGGGAGACCGGCGACACGGACAGCTACTTCGACGTGACCCGACTCGACAACGGGAGCGTCCTCGCGGGCTTCATGCACTCCGGCTACGACGAGTGTGGCCCCTACGAGGCACCCTGCACGCGAACCGGCTTCCGGGTGATCGACCCGAACGACGGTGACCCGCAGATCGTCGGCGAGTACAGCTTCCCGGTCCGGACCGAGACGAACAGCGAGGTCCACGACGTGGAGCGTCTGCCGGGCGGTGGCTACCTCTTCACCGACATGGAGTACGAGCGCATCGCCATCGTGGAGCAGGGTGAGATCGTCTGGCAGTGGAACGCGAGTTCCTTCTACGAGGCCCCGCCGGACCCGACTCGCACCGACTGGCTCCACATCAACGACGTGGACCGCATCGGCGAGGATCGGTATCTCGTCTCGGTCCGCAACGCGAACCAACTCGTGATCGTCGAACGCGGCGAGGGCGTCGTCGACGTGATCAACGAGGACCCCGACCCGAGCGACGGCCGCGTCGGCGACCCCGACCTGATGGACCACCAGCACAACCCGCAGTGGCTCGGCGAGGGAGCGGTGCTCGTCGCCGACTCCGAGAACAACCGGATCGTCGAACTCCACGAACAGGCCGACGGCTCGTGGGAGATCGTCTGGTCGGTCTCCTCGGCGGACGGCTACGACTTCCGGTGGCCCCGTGACGCCGACCGCCTGCCCAACGGGAACACGCTCATCACCGACTCGGCCGGCCAGCGCGTCGTCGAGGTGAACGAGTCGGGCGCGATGGTCTGGAGTTACGTGACGCCGGGTGTCTTCCCCTACGAGGCCGAACGCCTGCCGGCTGGCGAGACGGTCGGTGCGCCCACCTACGGCGGCGACCCGATGGTCGAGGCGACCGGCGGCGTCCCCCTGCTGACCCCCGCAGTGAACCTCCTCCGGAACGCCATGCCGCTCCCCTACTGGATCGCCGAGACACAACTGTTCACGACGCTCCTCTCGCTCGGTCTCGTCGGGGTCGGCGCGGTGCTGGCGCGGCGGGACTGA
- a CDS encoding NUDIX hydrolase codes for MTDDSLAWETTDSKIDYTCPGFDVRRDDVRLPDGTETDFHYVDEPPAVVVLPFTTDGEVVVIEEWRQAVGRANRGLPAGTVEPDDDDLAVAARRELTEETGYEAGSVEHLTTSEPLNGLANSVHHVFVATDCVDVDGQDLDFNESIRVETTDYDSLLSAVVDDEISDGRTKLALTTYELTMR; via the coding sequence ATGACCGACGACTCGTTGGCGTGGGAGACCACCGACTCGAAAATCGACTACACCTGCCCCGGCTTCGACGTGCGCCGGGACGACGTGCGCCTGCCCGACGGCACCGAGACCGACTTCCACTACGTGGACGAACCGCCGGCTGTCGTCGTCCTCCCCTTTACGACCGACGGCGAGGTCGTCGTCATCGAGGAGTGGCGACAGGCGGTCGGGCGCGCCAACCGGGGCCTGCCGGCCGGGACGGTCGAACCGGACGACGACGACCTCGCGGTGGCGGCCCGCCGGGAACTGACCGAGGAGACCGGCTACGAGGCCGGGTCGGTCGAACATCTGACGACCTCCGAACCGCTCAACGGTCTCGCCAACTCGGTGCACCACGTCTTCGTCGCCACCGACTGCGTGGACGTCGACGGCCAAGACCTCGACTTCAACGAGTCGATCCGCGTGGAGACGACCGACTACGACTCCCTGCTGTCGGCGGTGGTCGACGACGAGATCAGCGACGGCCGGACGAAACTGGCGCTGACGACCTACGAACTGACGATGCGGTAG
- a CDS encoding CPBP family intramembrane glutamic endopeptidase: MSQSSPLQMLVALVSALVVAGIGLAGGTLLTLAVILGLQATVGAPGVIVLLVVSLVLTQGVAFGGTALAFVAVRRSVVDFLRNELDLGVRTPTLSLPASVPTLRDGAIVLGGWLLAFGLIFVAGLVVQAIGVEPGQNQVAEIGFENPEALLLLIPASFLLIGPGEELLFRGVVQGRIREAFGPVPGIALASAIFAAIHYFALTGGTGGRLVTIAILFLPSVVFGVAYELSENLVVPSLIHGAYNATLFTLLYVVIKLTELTGGQLPTN, translated from the coding sequence ATGTCGCAGTCGTCGCCCCTCCAGATGCTCGTCGCGTTGGTCTCCGCGCTGGTCGTCGCCGGCATCGGTCTCGCCGGCGGGACACTCCTCACGCTCGCCGTGATTCTCGGTCTCCAAGCGACGGTCGGCGCACCCGGCGTCATCGTCCTGCTCGTCGTCTCGCTCGTCCTCACACAGGGCGTCGCCTTCGGCGGGACCGCCCTCGCGTTCGTGGCCGTCCGTCGGAGCGTCGTCGACTTCCTCCGGAACGAACTCGATCTCGGTGTGCGGACACCGACGCTCTCGCTCCCGGCGTCGGTGCCGACCCTGCGCGACGGTGCCATCGTCCTCGGCGGGTGGCTCCTCGCGTTCGGGCTGATCTTCGTCGCCGGCCTCGTCGTGCAGGCGATCGGCGTCGAACCCGGCCAGAACCAGGTCGCCGAGATCGGCTTCGAGAACCCCGAGGCCCTCCTGCTGCTGATCCCGGCGTCGTTCCTCCTGATCGGCCCCGGCGAGGAACTCCTCTTTCGCGGTGTCGTGCAGGGCCGCATCCGCGAGGCGTTCGGTCCGGTGCCGGGCATCGCGCTGGCGAGTGCCATCTTCGCCGCGATCCACTACTTCGCGCTGACCGGCGGCACCGGCGGCCGACTCGTCACCATCGCCATCCTCTTCCTGCCGAGCGTGGTGTTCGGCGTCGCGTACGAACTCTCGGAGAACCTGGTCGTCCCGTCGCTGATCCACGGGGCGTACAACGCGACGCTGTTCACCCTCCTGTACGTCGTCATCAAACTCACCGAACTGACGGGCGGGCAGTTGCCGACGAACTGA
- a CDS encoding TIGR00296 family protein: MSEAQTVRLSYEDGARAVELARESVESYVLHGQREQPGSMRDAFYARTGAFVRIQSTRGRGRLRGCAGAYRGNDQLGHAIVDAAIKAASGDSCGSEVDPAELPNLKISVCVVCNTLLTDDPVEDLELGTHGVAVDAGSNHSWLYPTLPVENGWSKEEFLSRACRKAKISPLAWQDDDTMITLFEGQVFRERPDGGSVEEL; the protein is encoded by the coding sequence ATGTCCGAGGCGCAGACCGTACGCCTCTCCTACGAGGACGGGGCTCGGGCGGTCGAACTAGCGCGGGAATCGGTCGAATCGTACGTTTTGCACGGACAACGGGAACAACCCGGGAGCATGCGTGACGCCTTCTACGCTCGCACCGGGGCGTTCGTCCGCATCCAGTCCACCCGTGGTCGCGGCCGTCTGCGTGGCTGTGCCGGCGCGTACCGTGGCAACGACCAACTCGGTCACGCCATCGTCGACGCGGCGATCAAGGCCGCGTCGGGCGACTCCTGCGGGTCGGAGGTCGACCCGGCGGAGCTGCCGAACCTCAAGATCTCGGTCTGTGTCGTCTGTAACACCCTGTTGACCGACGACCCCGTCGAGGACCTCGAACTCGGCACCCACGGCGTCGCCGTCGACGCCGGCAGCAACCACTCGTGGCTCTACCCGACGCTCCCGGTCGAGAACGGCTGGAGCAAGGAGGAGTTCCTCTCGCGTGCCTGCCGGAAGGCGAAGATCTCGCCGCTGGCGTGGCAGGACGACGACACCATGATCACGCTGTTCGAGGGCCAGGTGTTCCGCGAGCGTCCCGACGGCGGCAGCGTCGAGGAACTGTAG
- a CDS encoding M20 family metallopeptidase, with product MTDSASETAQAVADAIDSEETIDLLQEMVQIPSPYFEEHDCAEFVYEWLDERGLDPEYHHVSEPDITEYEGDNVIARIEGTDPDAPTVLLNGHIDTVKLVEAWEEDPCSGRIEDGKLYGQGACDMKGGVAGIMAAFAALAESDVEPRGDVLLTAVVDEEGPYGLGSDRLIRDGLLDEVDVAVVTEPGPILSQSEVENPALILGARGRFLYDVTVTGLAAHGSQPEKGTNAVVDAGRVAEALDELPVDSHPLLGDGSVCPLLIEGGSQTLSVPESARVMADRHVVPGEDEATVREQAETAIADLDLDSDVEIDFRESPDPGIKYGPYVTDRDHPLVGAFEDATRSVAGVDPAVAYFSSVGDFNYFGDPDRADLPTLIVGPDGENIHSAGEFVYTDEVVEVARIVAEGTTRLVC from the coding sequence ATGACTGACTCCGCCAGTGAAACAGCACAGGCTGTCGCCGACGCCATCGACTCCGAGGAGACCATCGACCTCCTGCAGGAGATGGTCCAGATCCCGAGTCCGTACTTCGAGGAACACGACTGTGCCGAGTTCGTCTACGAGTGGCTGGACGAACGCGGCCTCGACCCGGAGTACCACCACGTCTCGGAACCGGACATCACCGAGTACGAGGGCGACAACGTGATCGCCCGCATCGAGGGCACCGACCCCGACGCGCCGACCGTCCTGCTGAACGGCCACATCGACACGGTGAAACTCGTCGAGGCGTGGGAGGAGGACCCCTGCTCGGGTCGCATCGAGGACGGCAAACTGTACGGACAGGGTGCCTGCGACATGAAGGGCGGCGTCGCCGGCATCATGGCCGCCTTCGCCGCCCTCGCCGAGTCGGACGTGGAGCCACGCGGCGACGTCCTCCTCACGGCGGTCGTCGACGAGGAGGGACCGTACGGCCTCGGCTCGGACCGACTCATCCGGGACGGGCTACTGGACGAGGTGGACGTGGCGGTCGTCACCGAACCGGGACCGATCCTCTCGCAGTCCGAGGTCGAGAACCCCGCGCTGATCCTCGGCGCGCGCGGCCGGTTCCTCTACGACGTGACCGTGACCGGACTGGCGGCCCACGGCTCACAACCCGAGAAAGGCACGAACGCGGTCGTCGACGCCGGCAGAGTCGCCGAAGCACTCGACGAACTGCCGGTCGACTCCCACCCGCTGCTGGGCGACGGCTCGGTCTGTCCACTCCTGATCGAGGGCGGGAGCCAGACGCTCTCGGTGCCGGAGTCGGCCCGCGTGATGGCCGACCGGCACGTCGTCCCCGGCGAGGACGAGGCGACGGTGCGCGAACAGGCCGAGACCGCTATCGCCGACCTCGACCTGGACAGCGACGTGGAGATCGACTTCCGGGAGTCGCCCGATCCGGGCATCAAGTACGGCCCGTACGTCACCGACCGGGACCACCCGCTCGTCGGTGCCTTCGAGGACGCGACGAGGTCGGTCGCCGGGGTCGATCCGGCGGTCGCGTACTTCTCCAGTGTCGGCGACTTCAACTACTTCGGCGACCCGGACAGAGCAGACCTGCCGACGCTCATCGTCGGCCCGGACGGCGAGAACATCCACAGCGCGGGCGAGTTCGTCTACACCGACGAGGTGGTCGAGGTCGCCCGCATCGTCGCCGAGGGGACGACGCGGCTGGTCTGCTGA
- a CDS encoding APC family permease, with protein sequence MSGADTRDSNSLSRDMGPMAAMATVVAGTLGAGLFVTLGTASATTGPSVILVVALSGIVAMAIAVNYSWMATIFPGAAGSYSYISRTFESRLPGFAVTWSKWLGYMAADAVLAIGFGSYLRVFYPDVTLNVFGLGLETLAAVGLLFVLFVVNLLGTKGYSISQNVIFGVLMLSILVLVIPGSANVSMANYQPFFTGGLDGFVAAAVPLFYAYIGIAVAGQMGAEVKNPSRNLPLAMIGGTLVLIVLYMWTAAVIYGVVADYTVLANSARPLATAAAEFLPFNATAVVAFGGLLATASSVHAVMAAGVKMPYSWAWDEVFPRWFASVSDRFGTPHFSLVTLWAVATGLTLWTTGLNQAIAIATFSYLIAYLTVSGTLLYVFFRKPGLRSQAAFDYGGLLVGSGLVAVLGSGLLLTQAAGWGALFTGQFGALSTLAIYIPWMVIGGVVFGVYWYLGQQAGTDVSAILDTLPGVPSDEYDPDVRDSGVRDD encoded by the coding sequence ATGTCAGGCGCAGATACGAGAGACAGCAACAGTTTGTCACGCGACATGGGGCCCATGGCGGCGATGGCGACCGTCGTCGCCGGGACACTCGGCGCGGGCCTGTTCGTCACGCTCGGGACCGCCAGCGCGACGACTGGGCCGAGTGTCATCCTCGTCGTCGCCCTCTCCGGTATCGTGGCGATGGCCATCGCCGTCAACTACAGTTGGATGGCGACCATCTTCCCCGGCGCGGCCGGATCGTACTCGTACATCAGTCGGACCTTCGAGAGCCGGTTACCCGGGTTCGCGGTGACGTGGTCGAAGTGGCTGGGGTACATGGCCGCCGACGCCGTCCTCGCCATCGGCTTCGGGTCGTACCTCCGGGTGTTCTACCCGGACGTGACGCTGAACGTGTTCGGTCTCGGCCTGGAGACGCTCGCGGCGGTCGGCCTGCTGTTCGTGCTGTTCGTCGTCAACCTCCTCGGGACGAAGGGGTACAGCATCTCCCAGAACGTCATCTTCGGCGTGTTGATGCTGTCGATCCTCGTCCTCGTGATTCCGGGGTCGGCGAACGTCAGCATGGCGAACTACCAGCCGTTCTTCACCGGCGGGCTGGACGGCTTCGTCGCCGCCGCCGTCCCGCTCTTCTACGCCTACATCGGTATCGCGGTCGCGGGCCAGATGGGCGCAGAGGTGAAGAACCCCTCGCGGAACCTCCCGCTGGCGATGATCGGCGGGACGCTCGTTCTCATCGTGCTGTACATGTGGACCGCCGCCGTCATCTACGGCGTCGTCGCGGACTACACCGTGCTGGCGAACTCCGCCCGCCCGCTGGCGACGGCGGCCGCCGAGTTCCTGCCGTTCAACGCGACCGCCGTCGTCGCCTTCGGCGGACTGCTGGCGACCGCCTCCAGCGTCCACGCGGTGATGGCCGCCGGCGTGAAGATGCCCTACTCGTGGGCGTGGGACGAGGTGTTCCCGCGCTGGTTCGCGTCGGTCTCCGACCGGTTCGGCACGCCCCACTTCTCGCTGGTCACGCTGTGGGCGGTCGCCACCGGCCTGACGCTGTGGACGACCGGCCTGAACCAGGCCATCGCCATCGCCACCTTCAGCTACCTGATCGCGTACCTCACGGTCTCGGGCACTCTGCTGTACGTCTTCTTCCGGAAGCCGGGGCTCCGGTCGCAGGCCGCCTTCGACTACGGCGGACTGCTCGTCGGCTCCGGCCTCGTCGCGGTGCTCGGGTCGGGACTGCTGCTGACGCAGGCCGCCGGTTGGGGCGCGCTGTTCACCGGACAGTTCGGGGCACTCTCGACGCTGGCGATCTACATCCCCTGGATGGTCATCGGCGGCGTCGTCTTCGGCGTCTACTGGTATCTCGGCCAGCAGGCCGGGACCGACGTGTCGGCCATCCTCGACACCCTGCCGGGCGTGCCGTCGGACGAGTACGATCCCGACGTCCGCGATTCGGGGGTCCGCGATGACTGA
- a CDS encoding helix-turn-helix domain-containing protein, translating to MAIEGGLRLTLDIWHPDCWTLEVTDATDGGLLGHGVHAVEGRATGRFTAYADTVEGLEDLLTAIDDSPHTHSVWEAEEAATDGGAVPGEATRSLLVEYDLDKSINDALVSRGFIPDEPVRMVAGREYWTVLVREGRETVQERLDAVREEMDAEVRVEVVTTPVGGAGVLPTDDLSERQREVFELARKRNYYSWPREVSAADLAEEVGVSKPTFLEHLRKAEAKVLGV from the coding sequence ATGGCAATCGAGGGGGGACTGCGGTTGACACTCGACATCTGGCACCCCGACTGTTGGACGCTGGAGGTCACAGACGCGACCGACGGGGGGTTGCTGGGCCACGGCGTCCACGCCGTCGAGGGCCGGGCGACCGGGCGGTTCACCGCCTACGCCGACACGGTTGAGGGCCTCGAGGACCTCCTGACCGCCATCGACGACTCGCCGCACACCCACTCGGTCTGGGAGGCCGAGGAGGCCGCCACCGACGGCGGCGCGGTGCCCGGCGAGGCCACCCGGAGTCTGCTGGTCGAGTACGACCTCGACAAGTCGATCAACGACGCCCTCGTCTCGCGGGGGTTCATCCCCGACGAACCGGTCCGGATGGTCGCCGGTCGGGAGTACTGGACCGTTCTCGTCCGCGAGGGCCGCGAGACGGTGCAGGAACGACTCGACGCGGTGCGCGAGGAGATGGACGCCGAGGTGCGAGTCGAAGTGGTCACGACCCCCGTCGGCGGCGCGGGCGTCCTGCCGACGGACGACCTCTCCGAACGCCAGCGCGAGGTGTTCGAACTCGCGCGCAAGCGGAACTACTACTCGTGGCCCCGCGAGGTGTCGGCGGCCGACCTCGCCGAGGAGGTCGGAGTCTCGAAGCCGACGTTCCTCGAACACCTCCGGAAGGCCGAGGCGAAGGTGCTGGGCGTCTAG
- the hmgB gene encoding hydroxymethylglutaryl-CoA synthase, giving the protein MTAVGIDAIEIWTGKLTLNLPETFAPVKGEDPAKYTKGLGLETSSFPDVYEDIVTMGANAAKRLMDRRGLTPDDIGRIDVATESAFDNSKPVSTYIAGCLEQTYEGDFRHANKGERKFACVAGTQSIDDAYNWIKAGRNRGRAALVIATDTALYARGDPGEATQGAGAVAMLIDEEPSVVELSTEQGYGSMDETDFLKPNQQFPSVDGKRSMQVYLARMREALEDYESVAGRTKVEDFEYIPFHTPFPGMVRKAGLLGYRHMIRDTEKEDELADRIGRQPREADFDSWDDYEEAIRAYMDDLKETDEYREWYGRVIDPTLSLARRVGNWYTGSVHVARTSALKHAYETGKAMTGKQLLVGSYGSGAQAEIHAETVREGWRDEIEALNVDEQLAGRYDLDFEEYEQVHDAHNHEKDVELEEFTQPANEFVFTGWGRMNERKYEYVE; this is encoded by the coding sequence ATGACAGCCGTCGGTATCGACGCAATCGAGATCTGGACCGGGAAGCTGACGCTGAACCTGCCCGAGACGTTCGCGCCCGTGAAGGGCGAGGACCCGGCGAAGTACACGAAGGGGCTCGGCCTCGAGACCTCGTCGTTCCCCGACGTGTACGAGGACATCGTCACGATGGGCGCGAACGCCGCGAAGCGCCTGATGGACCGACGGGGGCTGACGCCCGACGACATCGGCCGCATCGACGTGGCCACCGAGTCGGCGTTCGACAACTCCAAGCCCGTCTCGACGTACATCGCGGGCTGTCTCGAACAGACCTACGAGGGCGACTTCCGGCACGCGAACAAGGGCGAGCGCAAGTTCGCCTGCGTCGCCGGCACGCAGTCCATCGACGACGCCTACAACTGGATCAAGGCGGGGCGCAATCGCGGTCGGGCGGCGCTCGTGATCGCGACCGACACCGCGCTGTACGCCCGTGGCGACCCCGGCGAGGCGACGCAGGGGGCCGGCGCGGTGGCGATGCTGATCGACGAGGAGCCGTCGGTCGTCGAACTCTCGACCGAGCAGGGGTACGGCAGCATGGACGAGACGGACTTCCTGAAGCCGAACCAGCAGTTCCCCTCCGTGGACGGCAAGCGCTCGATGCAGGTGTACCTCGCCCGGATGCGCGAGGCGCTCGAGGACTACGAGTCGGTCGCGGGCCGCACGAAGGTCGAGGACTTCGAGTACATCCCGTTCCACACGCCGTTCCCCGGCATGGTCCGGAAAGCGGGCCTGCTGGGCTACCGGCACATGATCCGCGACACGGAGAAGGAGGACGAACTCGCGGACCGGATCGGTCGCCAGCCGCGCGAGGCGGACTTCGACTCGTGGGACGACTACGAGGAGGCCATCCGCGCCTACATGGACGATCTGAAGGAGACCGACGAGTACCGCGAGTGGTACGGTCGCGTCATCGACCCGACGCTCTCGCTGGCCCGCCGGGTCGGGAACTGGTACACCGGGTCGGTTCACGTCGCCCGCACCAGCGCGCTGAAACACGCCTACGAGACGGGGAAGGCGATGACGGGCAAGCAACTGCTCGTCGGCTCGTACGGCTCCGGCGCGCAGGCGGAGATCCACGCCGAGACGGTGCGTGAGGGCTGGCGAGACGAGATCGAGGCACTGAACGTCGACGAGCAGTTGGCGGGGCGCTACGATCTGGACTTCGAGGAGTACGAGCAGGTCCACGACGCGCACAACCACGAGAAAGACGTGGAACTGGAGGAGTTCACCCAGCCCGCGAACGAGTTCGTCTTCACCGGCTGGGGTCGGATGAACGAGCGCAAGTACGAGTACGTCGAGTAA
- a CDS encoding malectin domain-containing carbohydrate-binding protein — protein MPDRAQSEVVGVILLVAVVALTISAAGAVYLSNLGDESGPATDVRVTVTDDAVTLTHNGGSALSTDSLRVVIRQDGTDTGTDWGDGTLAGDGDDDFEPGEQWRQDGFTFDPSDRIEVLLAHEPTGTLLVREVVNPTVGGGGGGGGTTTATATPTPTPTPTPTPTPTPTPTPTPTPQSPDASFDVTPASPEVDRQATFDAGPSSDPDGTITSYEWDFGDGATATGETTTHTYSSAGTYTVELTVTDDDGRTDTTTRRVSVEPRVVEAVNAGGGSYESAAGVSYAGDPSCTLAGANRYDAGPNTAIANTTDDSLYRTECYGTDFAYEFDVDPGRYRVTLQFAEIYWNSAGQRVFDVDVEGESVATDLDVYDEVGADTALVRGRTVQSTDGRLTIRFHQVDVDNAKISAVRVERLGPTTAQPPLLTAVQPDPERMSDSAGEFVRLTVRDPTDTTGWTLVDTDSGQVTTFPSDRLSGDYYVARNPDAFAETWHLNRSRVFELETLLANNGESLRLRNESGAVVDEFAYEGATTSEGWSVPVEAGEVAVRDAADGSYTDTDSAADWRTQEENAFHTSDAGPVPEAGVAYVDSTGDNYLESVDAQGRVAFYDVVDPAVLGPIRADLDRDGRLELPYVGGNGNLRIVDQTGESSVFVDASAVQSGTTRIGVGDLDGDGTPAVIFRGTSSRISVKEVGGSVRTISYTPGNGNGNGRALKGHAVAGVTDFDDDGDPDLVYVESRNNDELAVFDPSADDRIRLGEKPASINAIGSPADYDDDGEVEVPYVDGNSDVALADADGRDGRSPLADAGDVSTTSLAQLNVTGDATPEVVFVSNSRLYYVTEGGAIRLLLDRQGRELPASSGSGVA, from the coding sequence ATGCCCGACCGCGCCCAGTCGGAGGTCGTCGGCGTCATCCTCCTCGTCGCAGTCGTCGCCCTCACGATCAGTGCCGCGGGCGCGGTCTACCTCTCGAATCTCGGCGACGAGTCCGGACCGGCGACCGACGTGCGCGTCACGGTCACCGACGACGCGGTCACGCTGACGCACAACGGTGGGTCGGCGCTCTCGACCGACAGCCTCCGGGTCGTGATCCGACAGGACGGCACCGACACCGGGACCGACTGGGGCGACGGGACACTCGCTGGCGACGGCGACGACGACTTCGAACCGGGCGAGCAGTGGCGACAGGACGGCTTCACCTTCGATCCGAGCGACCGAATCGAGGTGTTGCTCGCGCACGAACCGACCGGAACCCTGCTCGTCCGCGAAGTCGTCAATCCCACAGTCGGTGGCGGCGGTGGTGGTGGCGGAACCACGACGGCGACAGCAACGCCGACACCGACTCCGACGCCAACCCCCACGCCGACCCCGACGCCGACGCCAACCCCCACGCCGACGCCGCAGTCGCCGGACGCCTCGTTCGACGTGACGCCCGCCAGCCCCGAAGTCGACCGGCAGGCGACCTTCGACGCCGGTCCCTCGAGCGATCCCGACGGGACCATCACGAGCTACGAGTGGGACTTCGGCGACGGCGCGACGGCGACCGGTGAGACGACGACGCACACCTACTCGTCGGCGGGCACCTACACCGTCGAACTCACGGTGACCGACGACGACGGCCGGACCGACACGACGACCCGGCGGGTGAGCGTCGAGCCACGAGTCGTCGAGGCGGTCAACGCCGGGGGCGGGAGCTACGAGTCGGCTGCCGGCGTGAGCTACGCTGGCGATCCGTCGTGTACTCTCGCGGGGGCGAACCGGTACGACGCCGGACCGAACACGGCCATCGCCAACACGACCGACGATTCGCTGTACCGGACCGAGTGTTACGGGACCGACTTCGCTTACGAGTTCGACGTCGATCCCGGCCGATACCGGGTGACGCTCCAGTTCGCGGAGATCTACTGGAACAGCGCCGGCCAGCGCGTCTTCGACGTGGACGTCGAGGGCGAATCGGTGGCGACCGACCTCGACGTGTACGACGAGGTCGGTGCCGACACCGCCCTCGTGCGCGGCCGGACCGTCCAGTCGACCGACGGCAGGCTCACGATCCGGTTCCATCAGGTGGACGTGGACAACGCGAAGATCTCGGCGGTGCGCGTCGAACGTCTCGGACCGACCACGGCACAGCCACCACTGCTCACGGCGGTCCAGCCCGATCCGGAGCGCATGAGCGACTCGGCCGGCGAGTTCGTCCGGTTGACGGTCCGTGACCCGACGGACACGACCGGCTGGACGCTCGTGGACACCGACAGCGGACAGGTGACCACGTTCCCCAGCGACCGGCTCTCGGGTGACTACTACGTCGCGCGGAATCCCGACGCCTTCGCGGAGACGTGGCACCTGAACCGGTCGCGCGTCTTCGAGTTGGAGACACTTCTGGCGAACAACGGGGAGTCGCTCCGACTCCGCAACGAGTCGGGCGCGGTCGTGGACGAGTTCGCCTACGAGGGCGCGACGACTTCGGAGGGTTGGTCCGTGCCGGTCGAGGCGGGCGAGGTCGCGGTCCGCGACGCCGCAGACGGCAGCTACACCGACACGGACAGTGCCGCCGACTGGCGGACCCAAGAAGAGAATGCCTTCCACACGTCGGACGCTGGACCGGTGCCGGAGGCCGGGGTCGCCTACGTGGACTCGACCGGCGACAACTACCTCGAATCCGTGGACGCGCAGGGTCGCGTCGCGTTCTACGACGTTGTCGACCCCGCCGTCCTCGGGCCGATCCGCGCCGACTTGGACCGCGACGGCCGACTCGAACTCCCGTACGTCGGCGGGAACGGGAACCTCCGGATCGTCGACCAGACCGGCGAGTCGTCGGTGTTCGTCGACGCCAGCGCGGTTCAGTCGGGGACGACCCGGATCGGCGTCGGCGATCTGGACGGCGACGGGACGCCAGCGGTGATATTCCGAGGGACCTCCAGTCGCATCTCGGTGAAGGAGGTCGGTGGGAGCGTCCGGACGATCAGCTACACGCCCGGCAACGGGAACGGAAACGGTCGAGCGCTCAAAGGTCACGCAGTCGCTGGCGTGACCGACTTCGACGACGACGGCGATCCGGACCTCGTCTACGTCGAGTCGCGGAACAACGACGAACTCGCGGTCTTCGATCCGAGCGCCGACGACCGCATCCGCCTCGGCGAGAAACCGGCGTCGATCAACGCGATCGGCTCACCGGCCGACTACGACGACGACGGCGAGGTCGAAGTCCCCTACGTCGACGGCAACAGCGACGTGGCACTGGCGGACGCCGACGGCCGGGACGGCAGGTCGCCGCTCGCGGACGCGGGCGACGTCTCCACGACCTCGCTGGCCCAACTGAACGTGACTGGCGACGCGACACCCGAGGTGGTCTTCGTCTCGAACAGTCGGCTCTACTACGTCACCGAAGGTGGGGCGATCCGACTCCTGTTGGACCGACAGGGCCGGGAACTGCCCGCGTCGTCCGGGTCCGGCGTGGCGTAG